The Castanea sativa cultivar Marrone di Chiusa Pesio chromosome 11, ASM4071231v1 genome contains a region encoding:
- the LOC142617833 gene encoding uncharacterized protein LOC142617833, translating into MNAKMGLPESEKSLGSLGDFLYFLINGFQIAISKCQRCRSLSLSSLVRDFSTLLFWKSFSPPCGVLHHPKFTHSFTMEQEVVNGLQSLCLTKEETMEIPITAHSRADLLEECSLSLFGRLLSDRQQNPRALKNTLRAAWKMGSELRIIEVGNNTFQFKFGSHNQMEWVENSGPWNFDNNLLLLCRWKKGLTSENIVFTHFPFWVQLWGLPFELMSETVGRDIGNNMGRLIEIDKRANQANQAKFLRIRVDLPVDKPLRRGGNIVGMEGEKYWVHFKYERLPTFCFLYGKMGHDEKHCQACLDGQHATPQYGEWLRVYDNPKGGNGRLRSSINSSYNASRDNPNGDKGNTTVNIHQPTPAPHGGESTSNGSIQNLKNSKVSSQSDQGWGCDVLGGSECQAAESKTRLDNVIADKHVLSQKEDPQGEGSAPSSMEISESGTRELASEVLSKMGLSAQETKDPSEVTSPQKPKRYAQACEANSEQQMDHGIMKAQTGRGWIKKLAREQGLTQGKDSETQSSTIRLKRPGS; encoded by the coding sequence ATGAACGCAAAAATGGGCCTTCCAGAATCAGAAAAATCTCTAGGTTCACTCGGCGATTTCTTGTACTTTCTAATCAATGGATTCCAAATTGCTATCTCTAAATGCCAGAGGTGTaggagtctctctctctcttctctggTAAGAGACTTTTCTACTCTCCTTTTCTGGAAGAGTTTTTCTCCCCCTTGTGGGGTGCTACACCATCCCAAATTCACACACTCCTTCACAATGGAACAAGAGGTGGTAAATGGTCTGCAAAGCCTCTGCCTCACTAAGGAAGAAACCATGGAAATACCAATCACAGCTCATAGTAGAGCAGATCTCTTAGAGGAATGTTCATTAAGTTTGTTTGGAAGGCTTCTCTCAGATAGGCAACAAAACCCACGAGCTCTGAAAAATACGCTAAGGGCAGCCTGGAAGATGGGATCGGAGCTAAGGATAATTGAAGTGGGAAACAACACTTTTCAGTTCAAGTTTGGGTCTCACAATCAGATGGAATGGGTGGAGAATAGTGGGCCTTGGAACTTTGACAACAATCTGTTACTTCTATGCAGATGGAAAAAGGGTCTCACATCAGAAAACATAGTTTTCACTCACTTTCCGTTTTGGGTGCAGCTTTGGGGTTTACCTTTCGAATTAATGTCTGAGACGGTGGGTCGGGACATAGGAAATAACATGGGGCGCTTAATAGAGATAGACAAGAGAGCTAACCAGGCCAATCAAGCAAAATTTTTACGCATAAGGGTAGACCTCCCAGTGGACAAGCCACTTCGTAGAGGAGGAAATATTGTAGGCATGGAAGGTGAAAAATATTGGGTTCATTTCAAATACGAAAGGCTCCCAACCTTCTGCTTCCTTTATGGAAAGATGGGACACGATGAGAAACACTGCCAAGCTTGCTTAGATGGACAGCATGCCACCCCCCAATATGGAGAATGGTTGAGAGTGTACGACAATCCTAAAGGTGGAAATGGAAGACTGAGAAGTTCCATAAACAGCAGTTACAATGCCAGTAGGGATAACCCAAATGGAGACAAAGGCAATACCACTGTGAATATACACCAACCCACTCCGGCACCCCATGGTGGGGAAAGTACTAGCAACGGTAGCATTCAGAatctgaaaaattcaaaagtctCAAGCCAATCAGACCAAGGATGGGGATGTGACGTGTTAGGAGGCTCAGAATGTCAGGCAGCAGAAAGTAAAACTAGATTAGACAATGTGATTGCAGATAAGCACGTCTTAAGTCAGAAAGAGGACCCACAGGGTGAGGGGTCTGCACCATCCTCTATGGAAATATCGGAATCTGGAACGCGGGAATTAGCTAGTGAGGTGCTTTCAAAAATGGGCTTAAGTGCACAGGAAACTAAAGACCCCTCTGAGGTCACAAGCCCACAAAAGCCCAAGAGATATGCCCAAGCATGCGAAGCCAACAGTGAGCAACAGATGGATCATGGGATTATGAAAGCCCAAACTGGAAGGGGCTGGATTAAAAAGCTTGCTAGAGAGCAGGGTCTAACCCAAGGTAAGGATTCTGAAACCCAAAGCTCAACTATAAGATTGAAACGTCCTGGTTCTTAA